A window of Adhaeribacter arboris genomic DNA:
CTTCCCTTATGCTAAGGATATTAATTTCACCTTTTCCAAGACAACGCTCTCTAACTTGTTGTCTCAAAATTGATTCTTCTCTTGAAGTTTTCATTTTGTCAATCATATATGTGTTTAAAAATGCCAAACCTATGGCATTCATTTATCTCGAGAGGGTAACCAACTTATATGCATTGATAATGCACTGGCAAGCGTAGCTCATCCCCTCTAAACAGACAAGTATACTAGACTACTATTAATCGATTTGGTTGGTACCTTAAGTAGTGCTTAGCGACTTGCATGTCACAAACATACGAGTTAAATAGGGCTACAATATGTAACTAAAATCAAGTGTAGAGAAAGGTGTAGAGTGTAGAGCTATTGGACTACTAGCTCCACAAGTATAATTTGGCAGATAAGAAAGAAAATTAATTGTTATGATTGGGAGGAAAAAAATTAAGGTGTAGAGGAGCAAAGGTGCTGAACTATCCTTAATATGTTCTCCTGATTTGCGGGGTATTTCGCAAGACGTAATTCGTTGTTAGTAAACGTCTCTCCGTTAGATTTCTTAAACCAAGATCTAGTTATTTCCCAATGACCTTGGTCTGGAATTTCTTCGATTAAATGTTGATTTTGCAACTGGTGAATCAGTAAACGCAATTGGCCATTACTGCCTTTCCAGATAACAGGAGTAGGTTTAAGGAGGGCATTATTTCCAAAAATTGTAGTTAAAGCAAGTTTAACCAAATTCTTATTTGTTTTATTCACCCTTACTGAGAATTCTGATACTAATCCAGTATTTATCAATTCAGTTGAAAATACATTCAACTTTTTCTCAGCTTCCGATATTGCACTAAATCTTTCTCTAAAAAATTTAGGATTAATATCATGAGCCTGCTTAAGAGCTGTATAAGTAAAAGTGGTAGGTAAATCTGTTTTAGAAATATGAGAGGATTTTATATCAAGTGAAATGTTTTGAGAAGGTGTCTTTAAAAGTCGATTATATACAATTTTAATCTCTTGTTCTAAATATAAAAGTGATTCTGCAATAGAAGGGTATTTTTGATATATGTCATTTTGGGATACATCATTTATTAATGTATTTATTTGCTCTAGAATATCGAATAAGTATTCTTTTTTTTCTATCCTAGTAGAGTATTCCTTAAGTTCCCAACTAATTAGGTGAAGTGCTTTTTTCTGTTCTTTTTCTACTAATAATTTTAGAGAAATCAATATAGTAAAAGGCTGGCCATACTCATCATAATGTATGTAGGATGCTGTTCCATTTTCTATATTAAACTCATAATAAGGATCCTCAAGTTTATCAGTTAGATGTAATGCTTCCCACTCTTGTAATCCCCCTATTCTTATTAAATCTATAAAGTACTCTAATGCAACCATGGATATTCTATTATTAGCTTATGGTCTATCAATTGAAAACTACCTTATACAATTAAACGAATTTAGGTTCTATTTAGCAAGCTTCTTTCTTAAAGCTTGGGTAGAAGCTGCTATAAGGGTATTAGTTACTTTGGCGTAGATTTGGGTTGTATTTATATTATCATGACCTAAAATTTGCTTTAGGACTTCCATAGGAACACCATTCTGAAGGGCTATAGTAGTAGCAAATGTATGTCTTCCAATATGGACAGTTAGTTTCTTCCTAATACCACATATATCAGCTATTTCTTTAAGGTAAGCATTAAACTTTTGATTAGAAGGGATTGGAAGTAGAAAACCTGAAGTTATTACTCTTTCATGCTCCTTATACTTTTCCAGAATGGCCTTTGCAGGTGAAAGAAGAGGTATAGTACATGGATTACCTGTCTTCTTACGCTCAGTATATATCCACTCCTCCCCATCAATACCAATACTTAGGTTTGACATCCTAAGGTGCTTTGCATCAATAAAAGCTAAACCAGTATAACAGGTAAATAGGAACATATCTTTTATAATCTCCAACCTCTGAAAATTAAACCTGGTATTTTTTAATAGCTCTAATTCTCCTTCATTCAATGGGAGTCTTACAACCTTATCCTTAGACATAGAATGTAAGAGAAAAGGGTCTTTTTCCAAGTAATTATACTTCAATGCTATTTTAATCGCCTTTTTAAGGCGTTGGACATGTTTAATAGCTCCATTTTGCCTACACTTCCCTTTTGTCTTCAGGTATAACTCAAAGTCAGCTATAAACTTATAAGAGAGTTCTTTTAACTTAAAGTCTTTTACCTTGTACTCCAAATAAATAAAATTTCTAATATGGTTCTCAGAAGCTTTATAAGCATTATAACAGCTAAAGCTAAACTCCACTCCTATTTTAGCTTTAACATCTTTTACTAACTTAGTGAAAACATCCAACAGGGTAAGCTGCTTTTCTTCTATCCCCAAAATACCATTCTTTATAGCATCCAGGTCAATATCTTTTCCTTCTTCTATTAGTTTATTATAATGTTGCTTGGCTCTAAGTTTAAATAGCTCGATGGTATCGTTTATTGTCTTAGAATAAATAGATTTCCCTTTAACTTTCCCTTGATTGGAATCCCACAGCTCAGGCTTAATGTAATGTTTAGTGGCTATTTCACTTATTTTACCATCAATGGTAAGTCTCATAATAACAGGTACTTCTCTTAGCTTATTGGTCTTAGTTCTTCTGACCATTGCTAAGATGGAAAATGTGCGTGTAGTTTTCATGGTTCTTGCTTATTATACAGACCATTTGAACACTACTTACTCAATCATAAATTGAACTATATCAGCAACTTACAAAACATTCAGTGACCTAAAACATTCTAATACTTAAGGTCACTAAATGGGTCACTAAATTCTAAGTGTTTTAGATAAGTTGATAGGCTATAAAGTAAAAAACCCTGCAACTAGAAGAAGTTACAAGGTTTTATTTTTATTTGTGCGCGCGGGGAGATTCGAACTCCCACACCCGTAAGGCACCACCCCCTCAAGATGGCGTGTCTACCAGTTTCACCACGTGCGCAATACGGTAACAGAGCACAAATGTACGTATCTTTTATAAGTCGCACAATACCACTTTTTATAAAATTATGGATAGCCTTATTTTGGCCCTAGTATATAAAAATACTTTCTCCGGCCCGAATACTTAACTAAAAACCCATGCCGTTACCGAATAGGTGCCAGCATGGGTTTAAAAAGTATAGTGTAAAATAGCGCTTAAAATCTAACTTTAAAAAAGTTAAAAGCAAAATTTAACTTTAAATTACTGAGCCGCAGCAGTATCAGGAGTAGTAGTGGTGGCAGCTGAATCAACGCCCATAGCATCAGTAGAGGCGCTGTCAGTAGTAGTTGCATCAGAACCTTCAGTAGTTTCAGTAGAAGCACCTTCTTGTTTCGTTCCAGAGTTACCGCAAGAAGTAAAAGCAAAAGTTAAAGCAGTTAAAGCTACGAAGGCGAATTTTGATAAGTTTTTCATTGTTGTGGATAATTTAAAAGAGTTTCGAGTTAATTTCACCTTCATACTGCAAATGAGAAAAGGTAACCCAACTAAAAAATAATTTTTCCCGGGTTACATTTGTAGCCCGAGAAGTATTAAAGAAAGAATTTAATGCATAAAGCACTTTATTTTTCGGATGAAGCTATCATTCACGGAATAGTAAATGACGATGAGGAAGCATTAGCCTACCTGTACCGGATTCACTTTCCCATGATTTTAAACTTTATTCAGAACAACAGCGGCACCGACGACGAAGCAAAAGATATTTACCAAGAAAGCATTATTGTTTTCTACGAAAAGATTAAAGCGGGCACTCTGGAACTTAACTGCCAGATTAAAACGTACTTATACTCAGTATGCCGGCGGCTTTGGCTCAAACGGCTTACCGAGAAAAGCAAATACTCCGGCTCCGTGAATGATTCGGATGTTTATTTAAATTTATTAAGCGATGCGCCTGCTATAGAGGAAAACGACCAAAAGTTTAGCACTATGGAGCAGGCTTTGCATCAATTAGGAGAGCCTTGCCGGACGTTATTAGAAGATTATTACTTTCAGGATTTATCGATGCAGCTGATAACCGAAAAATTTGGTTACACGAACGCCGATAACGCCAAGAATCAAAAATATAAGTGCCTGATGCGCCTGAAAAAACTATTTTTTAGTTTGTATAAAATGCAGGTGTAAGCAAGAGCCCAAAGTTTAAATTAATTATTTAAATATTGGCGACGCCCTTGTTGATTCGCCAATTAAAACCATGACAGAGAGAGAAACTTTCGTTTTAATTGAACGCTACTTGTCCGGTGAGCTTTCCGGAGAGGAGCAGTTCGATTTTGACCAACACCGGCGAAACGATCCGGTTTTTGCCGATCGTTACCGCGACTACCAGGAGTTTCATGGAGCCATGCAGGTTTATAAAACCCGTACCGCCCTGAAACAAAAATTAGAAGTTATTCATGCCGCCGAAATAACCCCATCTTTAGCGCCTAAACCAGCCGAACTACCTATTATTCCATCTTCTTGGCGGGTATTCTGGAACCAGCATTTTGCGACGATGGCGGTGGCGGCCTCCGTAGCCGTTATCACCGTATTCGGCAGTTTACTCAGTATAGATGCCTGGCGTTCGGTTAAAAAACAACAAAATGCCCGTTATTCGGAATTGCGGCGCGAAGTAGATCAAATTAAACGCAGCCAGCGGGAGCTCATTCAGGATATTTCCGGAATTCCGCCGGTCCGGAATTCTCAAAAAGATGTGCGGCCCGCCTCTTTTAGCGGCACTGGCTTTCTGTTAAACGCCGACGGTTATTTTGTTACCAGTTACCACGTCATTAAAGATGCCGATTCCGTTTACATTGAAAACCACAAAGGGCTGCGTTATAAGGTGAAAGAAGTTTATAAAGACAAACTGCACGATTTGGCTATTTTAAAAATTGTAGATTCTAATTTTACTTCATTAGGTTATTTGCCTTACGCCTTTAAATCCAGTCCGGCCGATTTAGGCGATAAAGTTTATACTTTAGGTTTCCCCCGCGAAGATATGGTATACGGCGAAGGTTCTTTAAGCTCCCGCAGTGGTTTTGAAGGCGATACTACTGCTTATCAAATTTCTATTCCGGTAAACCCAGGTAACAGCGGCGGGCCATTAATTGATAGTCAAGGTAATTTAATTGGCGTAATTAGCGGCAAGCAAATCGGTCAGGAAGGCACTGCTTTCGCGGTTAAATCGGCTTACCTGAAAGACTTAATTCAGGGAATGGGGAAAGATACTTTAACGGAGCCCATCTATTTGTCGCGGCGCAATAACTTAGCTGGTTTAGCCCGCACGCAGCAGATAAAGAAATTACAGGATTATGTATTTATGGTTAAAATCTACAATTGATTTTTAACCAACATTTTCCAGAAAAGGCTTCTCTTGCACTGTAAAAGCCTTTTTTATTCAAAATCTTACTTAGCTCTACTCCCCTATTTATTTGTTTTTTGTAAAATTAACTTTATTAATTCCGTTAAATAAGTACCTGTGCTCGGTCCAAAAAAATTCATGTCGTGAGTTTCGTACTTTTTATGGTTAAAGTATTTCTCTGGGGTTACGTAACCAATATAACTGCCATTGAAACTGGTAACTACTACTTTCTGGTTACGAGCCGAAGCAGTAGTAGAGATCTCCGGCAATAACTCTCCGGAGAAATCGCAGGGAGTACCAATAAATACCGTAGATCCTACTTGCAGCAACGATAAACCGGCCGGGTATTTACCAAAGACAGTGTAAAACAGCCAAGGACGAAAACGCCGCTTTTCCCCATACCGCCACTGCGGTTTGTTCAAGTCTATCGCAAAATAAGCGTTGCTTAAATCTGTCTGGAAAGTAAGAGATAAATTTTGGGAGTAGTTTTGAATTTTATTCGCCAAACCTTCGGCTAAGTTAGCTACCTTGGTGTAGTTCTCGCCGGGAGCTTGTGGTCCGTGACTGCCAACGGCTCCCGCCCCAAAAGCGGCCATATTTAATTGCATTTTTTGTTCCAATAAACTTACCAAAGCTCCCGGATATTCCGCCGATAAACGAAGATCATTAGAAGCTACGGAAGTTGGATGCGCCGCAAAAGTACAAATCAAAGCTTTTTCTCCGGAAATTTTCTGAAAGTGCATCACCCGGATTAAAGTATCTAAATTGCCTTTATTCCCCACTAAACGGTTGTATACAAACTCGGGAGCGGGAATTTCCTGGTAGCCAATAGAAGCTGTAGTTGCATTATTCTCGGCCTGTTCAATGGTTTGGGCTATGGCTTCCGTTGTTTTGTTTACCAGTTCTTGGTTGTATTTACCAGCTATTATTCTACCGGCTAACTTTTTGCCCCAACCGCCAAAACTGTAATGCGTGTGGGTAGCCGTCAGGTAAATATTGTTTAAAGTATAGCCCTTATTTACAAGTAGTTGCTGCAAACGTTCGGTGATACGCATGGGCATAATAAGCAAATCAGCTGTTACCCAAGCGGCTTTGTAGTTGCCTTTTCTAAAAACAAAAGCCCGTACCCAAACAGAATCATGCACTTGTTCGTATTTCTTGCCTTTTCGTTTACCATAACCTGCCATGGGTACCGGTTTAGGCGGCGTCATATTTATTTTAAACCAACCTACTTGAATGGTATCATTAGAGCTAGAGGAAATCAGCGGCAACTCCGCTATTCTTTTTTTC
This region includes:
- a CDS encoding site-specific integrase, translated to MKTTRTFSILAMVRRTKTNKLREVPVIMRLTIDGKISEIATKHYIKPELWDSNQGKVKGKSIYSKTINDTIELFKLRAKQHYNKLIEEGKDIDLDAIKNGILGIEEKQLTLLDVFTKLVKDVKAKIGVEFSFSCYNAYKASENHIRNFIYLEYKVKDFKLKELSYKFIADFELYLKTKGKCRQNGAIKHVQRLKKAIKIALKYNYLEKDPFLLHSMSKDKVVRLPLNEGELELLKNTRFNFQRLEIIKDMFLFTCYTGLAFIDAKHLRMSNLSIGIDGEEWIYTERKKTGNPCTIPLLSPAKAILEKYKEHERVITSGFLLPIPSNQKFNAYLKEIADICGIRKKLTVHIGRHTFATTIALQNGVPMEVLKQILGHDNINTTQIYAKVTNTLIAASTQALRKKLAK
- a CDS encoding S1 family peptidase, producing the protein MTERETFVLIERYLSGELSGEEQFDFDQHRRNDPVFADRYRDYQEFHGAMQVYKTRTALKQKLEVIHAAEITPSLAPKPAELPIIPSSWRVFWNQHFATMAVAASVAVITVFGSLLSIDAWRSVKKQQNARYSELRREVDQIKRSQRELIQDISGIPPVRNSQKDVRPASFSGTGFLLNADGYFVTSYHVIKDADSVYIENHKGLRYKVKEVYKDKLHDLAILKIVDSNFTSLGYLPYAFKSSPADLGDKVYTLGFPREDMVYGEGSLSSRSGFEGDTTAYQISIPVNPGNSGGPLIDSQGNLIGVISGKQIGQEGTAFAVKSAYLKDLIQGMGKDTLTEPIYLSRRNNLAGLARTQQIKKLQDYVFMVKIYN
- a CDS encoding RNA polymerase sigma factor, which gives rise to MHKALYFSDEAIIHGIVNDDEEALAYLYRIHFPMILNFIQNNSGTDDEAKDIYQESIIVFYEKIKAGTLELNCQIKTYLYSVCRRLWLKRLTEKSKYSGSVNDSDVYLNLLSDAPAIEENDQKFSTMEQALHQLGEPCRTLLEDYYFQDLSMQLITEKFGYTNADNAKNQKYKCLMRLKKLFFSLYKMQV
- a CDS encoding neutral/alkaline non-lysosomal ceramidase N-terminal domain-containing protein is translated as MKGFPLFIIGLLLSCQSCITQKLDTTPYPTTQYYQQSKKRIAELPLISSSSNDTIQVGWFKINMTPPKPVPMAGYGKRKGKKYEQVHDSVWVRAFVFRKGNYKAAWVTADLLIMPMRITERLQQLLVNKGYTLNNIYLTATHTHYSFGGWGKKLAGRIIAGKYNQELVNKTTEAIAQTIEQAENNATTASIGYQEIPAPEFVYNRLVGNKGNLDTLIRVMHFQKISGEKALICTFAAHPTSVASNDLRLSAEYPGALVSLLEQKMQLNMAAFGAGAVGSHGPQAPGENYTKVANLAEGLANKIQNYSQNLSLTFQTDLSNAYFAIDLNKPQWRYGEKRRFRPWLFYTVFGKYPAGLSLLQVGSTVFIGTPCDFSGELLPEISTTASARNQKVVVTSFNGSYIGYVTPEKYFNHKKYETHDMNFFGPSTGTYLTELIKLILQKTNK